One window of Nocardia sp. NBC_00508 genomic DNA carries:
- a CDS encoding LLM class F420-dependent oxidoreductase has protein sequence MTEAAAPATTASRDADAALTALGTPLRPFRFAAAGEGNKQEGGARKFVQTAQQAEEYGFDAFVVPDHLGEQIGPIAALGALTQATEKIRLGTSVLANGFRHPVVLAKDLATIDVLSKGRLEVGLGAGWIKEEFENAGIPYESPGVRLEKLDEALTILDVLLRGQECTFEGKHYQVRGVKGTPRPRQGPRPPICTGGGGPKMLRLAAKHADIVSVVPVTTKNGKGLLSGITIEKAIEKVNLIKEAAGDRFADIELNWAITAIVITDDREKTAEMALSALDKGLHPNLEVDVQLSVEDILNSPYVAIGTFEEIAEQIRRVRQLTSMSYVGVFPTQMDAFAPVIPLLRDE, from the coding sequence ATGACAGAAGCCGCCGCACCGGCCACCACGGCGAGCCGCGACGCGGATGCTGCGTTGACCGCGCTGGGCACTCCGTTGCGCCCGTTCCGCTTCGCGGCGGCCGGCGAGGGAAACAAGCAGGAGGGCGGTGCCCGCAAGTTCGTCCAGACCGCCCAGCAGGCCGAGGAGTACGGCTTCGACGCGTTCGTCGTGCCGGACCACCTCGGTGAGCAGATCGGCCCGATCGCCGCGCTCGGGGCGCTGACCCAAGCCACCGAGAAGATCCGCCTCGGCACATCGGTGCTGGCGAACGGTTTCCGCCACCCCGTCGTGCTGGCCAAGGACCTGGCCACGATCGATGTGCTGTCCAAGGGCAGGCTGGAGGTCGGCCTCGGCGCCGGCTGGATCAAGGAAGAGTTCGAGAACGCGGGTATCCCCTACGAGTCGCCCGGCGTCCGGCTGGAGAAGCTGGACGAGGCGCTGACCATTCTCGACGTACTGCTGCGCGGCCAGGAGTGCACCTTCGAGGGCAAGCACTACCAGGTGCGCGGTGTCAAGGGGACCCCACGGCCACGCCAGGGCCCGCGCCCGCCGATCTGTACCGGTGGTGGCGGCCCGAAGATGCTGCGCCTGGCCGCCAAGCACGCCGACATCGTCTCCGTCGTTCCGGTGACCACCAAGAACGGCAAGGGCCTGCTCTCCGGCATCACCATCGAGAAGGCCATCGAAAAGGTGAATCTGATCAAGGAGGCCGCCGGTGACCGGTTCGCCGACATCGAGCTGAACTGGGCCATCACCGCCATCGTGATCACCGACGATCGCGAGAAGACCGCGGAGATGGCGCTGTCGGCGTTGGACAAGGGACTGCACCCCAACCTCGAGGTGGACGTTCAGCTGTCCGTCGAGGACATCCTGAACTCGCCCTACGTGGCGATCGGCACGTTCGAGGAGATCGCCGAGCAGATCAGGCGTGTGCGGCAACTCACCTCGATGTCCTACGTCGGTGTATTCCCCACCCAGATGGACGCGTTCGCCCCCGTTATTCCCCTGCTGCGGGACGAGTGA
- a CDS encoding DUF732 domain-containing protein: protein MHRTRGKVFGVVAAIAATGLLAACGDNDSTATSTPTPTRTTTAAQSPAVTPPADTGVPAPAPEEPTTTVAPERPEPVPTEAVPPPDTSNLSDKDKRFLAELEKQGITPSSPDIALSIGAYVCQGTAAGASDQDLMTFVNAMAGSDPAFDPSKMPVEKAGQIYISTARATYCQ, encoded by the coding sequence ATGCATCGGACCCGTGGAAAGGTATTCGGCGTGGTTGCGGCGATCGCCGCGACCGGCTTGCTCGCCGCGTGTGGCGACAATGATTCGACCGCGACGAGCACGCCGACTCCGACCCGCACCACGACGGCGGCGCAGTCGCCTGCCGTGACGCCGCCCGCCGATACCGGGGTGCCCGCCCCCGCGCCGGAGGAGCCCACCACGACGGTGGCGCCCGAGCGTCCGGAGCCGGTGCCGACCGAAGCCGTCCCGCCGCCGGATACCTCGAACCTCTCCGACAAGGACAAGCGTTTCCTCGCCGAGCTGGAGAAGCAGGGCATCACCCCGTCCAGCCCGGATATCGCGCTGAGCATCGGCGCGTACGTCTGCCAGGGCACCGCCGCGGGCGCGTCCGACCAGGATCTGATGACCTTCGTGAACGCCATGGCCGGTTCCGACCCGGCGTTCGACCCGTCGAAGATGCCGGTCGAGAAGGCCGGACAGATCTACATCTCGACCGCGCGCGCGACGTACTGCCAGTGA
- a CDS encoding alpha/beta hydrolase — protein MRGVIGRRLNTRRAGSWLKRSMLVSLAVLLPLGVSVAGPAAPASAAFNPDGMDFWVDSEMGPIKSRVFRAADGNTGRVVYALDGMRARSDLSGWEIDTEVVRELTKWNINVVMPVGGPSSFYADWNGPSDFFGLGSAGSSSSGSANSGSGLLTGSAGGPGKTSTYKWETFLTKNLRWALRDRLGFNPNGNGVFGLSMGGSAALTLAAYHPDQFRYAGSYSGYLNISAPGMREALRIAMLDAGGYNIDAMAPPWGPQWLRMDPFVFAPRLKANNTRLWVSAGSGLPSGADGLSFNTVNAMGLEALALANTRAFQVRMLTLGANNVTYDFPAVGVHNWNYWADEVYRMIPDLSANIG, from the coding sequence ATGCGTGGCGTGATAGGGCGTCGTCTGAATACTCGAAGAGCAGGCTCCTGGCTCAAGCGATCCATGCTGGTATCGCTGGCTGTTCTGCTACCGCTCGGGGTGTCGGTGGCAGGCCCTGCCGCCCCGGCCTCCGCCGCGTTCAATCCGGACGGCATGGACTTCTGGGTCGATTCCGAAATGGGCCCGATCAAGTCGCGCGTCTTCCGTGCCGCCGACGGCAACACCGGGCGCGTGGTCTACGCGCTGGACGGTATGCGGGCGCGTAGCGACCTGAGCGGCTGGGAGATCGACACCGAGGTCGTGCGCGAGCTGACCAAGTGGAACATCAACGTGGTCATGCCGGTCGGCGGCCCGTCCAGCTTCTACGCCGACTGGAACGGTCCCAGTGACTTCTTCGGCCTCGGCAGTGCGGGCTCCTCCTCCAGCGGTTCGGCGAACTCGGGCTCCGGCCTGCTGACCGGTTCCGCGGGTGGCCCCGGCAAGACCAGCACCTACAAGTGGGAAACCTTCCTCACCAAGAACCTGCGCTGGGCCCTGCGTGACCGGCTCGGGTTCAACCCGAACGGCAACGGCGTATTCGGCCTGTCCATGGGCGGCAGCGCCGCGCTCACCCTGGCGGCCTACCACCCCGACCAGTTCCGCTACGCCGGTTCGTACTCCGGGTACCTGAACATCTCCGCGCCGGGCATGCGCGAGGCGCTGCGCATCGCCATGCTGGACGCGGGCGGGTACAACATCGACGCCATGGCACCGCCGTGGGGCCCGCAGTGGCTGCGGATGGACCCGTTCGTGTTCGCGCCGCGGCTGAAGGCCAACAACACCCGCCTGTGGGTCTCCGCCGGTAGCGGCCTGCCGAGCGGGGCGGATGGCCTGAGCTTCAACACGGTCAACGCGATGGGCCTGGAGGCGCTGGCACTGGCCAATACCCGCGCGTTCCAGGTTCGCATGCTGACCCTCGGCGCGAACAACGTCACCTACGACTTCCCGGCCGTGGGTGTGCACAACTGGAACTACTGGGCCGACGAGGTCTATCGAATGATCCCGGACCTCTCCGCGAACATCGGATAG
- a CDS encoding alpha/beta hydrolase-fold protein produces MLLASALVVPLAASLSVAAPAIAQPAAAPSAAVMEKVHWLSDRRVALWVTSPSMGAPVQLQLLLARDWNARPEAEFPLLFLLDGLRATEDESGWTKEAGAVEFFADKNVTVVLPVGGQASFYSDWLEPNNGRNYKWETFLTKELPPLLESHWRASDVRGMEGLSMGGTAAMFLAARNPGFVRHAASYSGFLTTTTLGMPQAIQFAMRDAGGFDSAAMWGPPTSPEWDGHDPYALADKLRGVSLYVSSGSGAIGPFDQISAIPGVSTNFAGMGLEILSRLTSQNFVTKLANLAIPAQVNYRASGTHSWPYWDFEMRQSWQQAATALGVELGKPACQASGAIGTVAAATGWLGECLTAEYQVAGGTAQDFTGGRVFFAPGSGAYPVGGMIAAGYQAAMGPGGPLGLPTGDERALEDGRGRLQTFQHGSLYWTPQTGAQAVRGAILEEWGKQGFERGPAGYPSAPEVKTPHRDGAVQAFENGPFYYSQANGVRRVQGMILGKYAQLGYENSPLGFPAAEEQPLKDLGRFSRFEGGNIYWSPLSGAWAVRNGPVLDAWRGIGYENGKLGYPISDEFPIPGGIQQNFQAGFITVRNGKPEVHGI; encoded by the coding sequence ATGCTGCTCGCCAGCGCCTTGGTGGTTCCACTAGCCGCGAGCCTGTCCGTTGCTGCTCCCGCCATCGCGCAGCCCGCCGCCGCGCCGTCCGCGGCGGTCATGGAGAAGGTCCACTGGCTCAGCGACCGTCGCGTCGCGCTGTGGGTGACCTCGCCGTCCATGGGCGCGCCGGTCCAACTGCAGCTGCTGCTGGCCAGGGACTGGAATGCCCGCCCGGAAGCAGAGTTCCCCCTGCTGTTCCTGCTCGACGGCCTGCGCGCCACCGAGGACGAGAGCGGCTGGACGAAGGAGGCGGGCGCGGTCGAGTTCTTCGCCGACAAGAACGTCACCGTCGTCCTTCCGGTCGGCGGACAGGCCAGCTTCTACTCCGACTGGCTGGAGCCGAACAACGGCCGTAACTACAAGTGGGAGACCTTCCTGACCAAGGAACTCCCGCCGCTGCTGGAGAGCCATTGGCGAGCATCGGACGTGCGGGGCATGGAGGGACTGTCGATGGGCGGCACGGCCGCGATGTTCCTCGCGGCCCGCAATCCCGGCTTCGTGCGGCATGCCGCGTCCTATTCCGGCTTTCTGACCACGACGACGCTGGGCATGCCGCAGGCGATTCAGTTCGCTATGCGTGACGCGGGTGGTTTCGACTCGGCCGCCATGTGGGGTCCGCCGACGAGCCCCGAATGGGATGGGCATGACCCGTATGCGCTGGCCGACAAACTGAGGGGGGTCAGCCTCTACGTTTCCAGTGGCAGCGGTGCCATCGGTCCCTTCGACCAGATCTCCGCCATTCCAGGGGTGAGCACCAACTTCGCGGGCATGGGCCTGGAGATCCTGTCCCGGCTCACCTCGCAGAACTTCGTGACCAAGCTGGCCAACCTGGCCATCCCGGCGCAGGTGAACTACCGCGCGTCCGGCACCCACTCCTGGCCGTACTGGGATTTCGAGATGCGCCAGTCCTGGCAACAAGCCGCCACCGCGCTGGGTGTCGAACTCGGCAAGCCCGCCTGCCAAGCGAGCGGCGCTATCGGCACGGTGGCCGCAGCGACCGGCTGGCTCGGTGAGTGCCTCACCGCCGAGTACCAGGTGGCCGGTGGCACTGCCCAGGACTTCACAGGCGGCCGGGTCTTCTTCGCGCCGGGCAGCGGCGCGTATCCGGTCGGCGGCATGATCGCCGCTGGTTACCAGGCCGCTATGGGCCCCGGCGGCCCGCTGGGGCTGCCGACGGGCGACGAGCGCGCGCTCGAGGACGGTCGTGGCAGGTTGCAGACCTTCCAGCACGGTTCGCTGTACTGGACGCCGCAGACGGGCGCGCAGGCCGTCCGCGGCGCGATCCTGGAGGAGTGGGGCAAGCAGGGCTTCGAGCGCGGCCCGGCGGGCTATCCCAGCGCACCGGAGGTCAAGACGCCGCACCGGGACGGCGCGGTGCAGGCGTTCGAGAACGGCCCGTTCTACTACAGTCAGGCCAACGGCGTGCGCCGCGTCCAGGGCATGATCCTCGGCAAGTACGCCCAGCTGGGCTACGAGAACAGCCCGCTCGGCTTCCCGGCCGCGGAGGAACAGCCGCTGAAGGATTTGGGGCGGTTCAGCCGATTCGAGGGCGGCAACATCTATTGGAGCCCGCTGTCCGGAGCCTGGGCGGTCCGCAACGGCCCGGTGCTGGACGCCTGGCGCGGGATCGGTTACGAGAACGGCAAACTCGGCTATCCGATCAGCGACGAATTTCCCATTCCTGGCGGCATTCAGCAGAACTTCCAAGCCGGGTTCATCACGGTGCGCAACGGCAAACCGGAAGTCCACGGCATCTGA
- a CDS encoding alpha/beta hydrolase encodes MRFGRAAAPKRTPSGRRGAPRGWRNRILAVGAAVLALPTAAGLATPTLATAAPSAHAPVLRAPAGGFEDLMVPSSMGPIKVQVQWASRGGSAALYLLDGLRARDDRNAWSFETNALQQFGNDNITLVMPVGGQSSFYADWYAPSNLNGQKTTYKWETFLTKELPAFLEGYGVSRTNNAVVGLSMGGSAALALAAYHRDQFKFAASYSGYLNISAPGMREAIRIAMLDAGRYNVDSMAAPWSSQWLRMDPFVFAPQLRGLPMYISAASGLPGQHDQPNSAVGVFNTGNAMALEALSLVNTRAFQSRLNSLGIPARYDFPAAGTHAWKYWEGQLFNSRNMILDATGAW; translated from the coding sequence ATGCGTTTCGGCAGGGCGGCCGCGCCGAAGAGAACACCGTCGGGACGGCGAGGCGCACCTCGCGGTTGGCGTAATCGAATTCTGGCTGTCGGTGCCGCCGTCTTGGCGCTACCGACCGCCGCTGGACTGGCGACCCCGACCCTCGCCACCGCGGCCCCGTCGGCGCATGCGCCGGTATTGCGGGCGCCCGCGGGTGGTTTCGAGGACCTGATGGTTCCCTCCAGCATGGGTCCGATCAAGGTGCAGGTGCAGTGGGCTTCGCGCGGTGGCAGCGCGGCGCTCTACCTGCTCGACGGTCTGCGTGCCCGCGACGACCGCAACGCTTGGTCGTTCGAGACCAACGCGCTGCAGCAGTTCGGCAACGACAACATCACCCTGGTGATGCCGGTCGGCGGCCAGTCCAGCTTCTACGCCGACTGGTACGCGCCATCGAACCTCAACGGCCAGAAGACCACCTACAAGTGGGAGACCTTCCTCACCAAGGAGCTCCCGGCCTTCCTGGAAGGCTACGGCGTCTCGCGCACCAACAACGCGGTCGTCGGCCTGTCCATGGGTGGTAGCGCGGCGCTGGCCCTCGCGGCTTACCACCGCGACCAGTTCAAGTTCGCCGCCTCCTACTCGGGCTACCTGAACATCTCCGCGCCGGGCATGCGCGAGGCGATCCGCATCGCGATGCTCGACGCAGGCCGCTACAACGTCGACTCGATGGCGGCGCCGTGGAGCTCGCAGTGGCTGCGGATGGACCCGTTCGTCTTCGCGCCGCAGCTGCGCGGCCTGCCGATGTACATCTCGGCGGCCAGCGGCCTGCCGGGCCAGCACGACCAGCCGAACTCGGCGGTCGGCGTGTTCAACACCGGCAACGCGATGGCGCTGGAAGCCCTTTCCTTGGTGAACACCCGTGCGTTCCAGTCTCGCCTGAACTCGCTGGGCATCCCGGCTCGGTACGATTTCCCGGCGGCGGGCACCCACGCCTGGAAGTACTGGGAGGGCCAGCTGTTCAACTCGCGCAACATGATCCTGGACGCCACCGGCGCCTGGTGA
- a CDS encoding cutinase family protein, giving the protein MSSRVRSASRRSKPTSTARPRGCLIAIGVIVLIVLVVLLLWYLLAGRLRPPAPGPKPPERPTSQPASCPDVQMISVPGTWESNSYDDPHNPTANPLSLMLNISGPVAQQFPAERLDVYTVPYVAQFSNPIAIPPDGQQSYNNSRSEGTKRMVDAMAARHQECPLTTYVLAGFSQGAVIAGDVAAQIGAGKGPVPADSVLGVALIADGRRTGETGPGQAIQVGTPPPGVGAEVALRGLNVPGITMTGPRQGGFGALADRTYTMCAPGDLICDAPREALSPFNLVGSVNALVRAAGNPVHALYNGFVVDPDGATSTQWTVNWAVGLIEAAPHPAHS; this is encoded by the coding sequence GTGAGTTCGCGTGTCCGTTCGGCGTCCCGTCGGTCCAAGCCGACGTCCACGGCGCGCCCACGCGGGTGCCTGATCGCGATCGGCGTGATCGTGCTGATCGTCCTCGTCGTCCTGCTGCTGTGGTACCTGCTCGCGGGGCGGTTGCGCCCGCCCGCTCCTGGGCCGAAGCCGCCGGAGCGGCCGACCTCGCAGCCCGCGAGTTGTCCCGACGTGCAGATGATCTCGGTGCCGGGCACCTGGGAGTCGAACAGCTACGACGATCCGCACAACCCGACCGCCAACCCGTTGTCGCTGATGCTCAACATCTCCGGCCCGGTCGCTCAGCAATTCCCGGCGGAGCGGCTGGACGTGTACACGGTTCCGTATGTCGCGCAGTTCTCCAACCCGATCGCGATCCCGCCGGACGGACAGCAGTCCTACAACAACAGCCGATCCGAGGGCACGAAGCGGATGGTCGATGCCATGGCCGCCCGGCATCAGGAGTGTCCGCTGACCACCTATGTGCTCGCGGGATTCTCCCAGGGCGCGGTGATAGCGGGTGACGTCGCCGCGCAGATCGGGGCGGGCAAGGGCCCCGTGCCCGCCGATTCGGTGCTCGGCGTGGCGTTGATCGCCGATGGGCGGCGTACCGGCGAGACCGGCCCCGGCCAGGCGATCCAGGTCGGCACGCCGCCACCCGGCGTGGGTGCCGAAGTCGCGTTGCGCGGGTTGAATGTGCCCGGCATAACGATGACCGGTCCGCGTCAAGGCGGCTTCGGCGCGCTCGCCGACCGCACCTACACCATGTGCGCGCCCGGCGATCTGATCTGCGACGCCCCGCGCGAGGCGCTGAGCCCGTTCAACCTCGTGGGCAGCGTGAACGCCCTGGTCCGCGCGGCGGGCAACCCGGTGCACGCCCTCTACAACGGCTTCGTCGTCGACCCCGATGGCGCCACCTCGACACAGTGGACGGTCAACTGGGCAGTCGGCCTCATCGAGGCCGCACCGCATCCCGCGCACTCGTGA
- a CDS encoding alpha/beta hydrolase: MGSERWERRSGRSRSTGSWVRRFVLGVAVAMLLPLGATVAGVGAPASAAFNPAAFDFWVESPMGPIKSRILRAANGNTNRVVYVLDGMRAPEHLNGWEIETNIPEVLAGHNINVVMPVGGMSSFYADWNAASEFLGVPAGSGSSTGSGMLDGFAGGPGKSYRYQWETFLSNNLRWALRDRLGFNPYRNGAFGLSMGGSAALTLAAYHPDQFSFAGSFSGYLNISAPGMREAIRTAMMDAGGYNVDSMAPPWGPQWLRMDPFVFAPNLVRNGTRLWIAAASGLPGLTDPPSFSTLNGMGLESLALANTRAFQVRMATLGGGNAVYSFPPFGIHAWNNWADEAMRMIPDMSAHIG; the protein is encoded by the coding sequence ATGGGAAGTGAGCGCTGGGAACGCAGGTCCGGTAGGTCTCGATCAACCGGTTCGTGGGTGCGGCGATTCGTTCTCGGTGTCGCCGTGGCAATGCTGTTGCCGCTCGGGGCGACCGTCGCGGGCGTCGGTGCCCCGGCATCGGCGGCATTCAATCCCGCCGCCTTCGACTTCTGGGTCGAGTCCCCCATGGGACCGATCAAGTCCCGGATTCTGCGTGCCGCGAACGGCAACACCAATCGGGTCGTCTATGTGCTGGACGGCATGCGGGCCCCGGAGCACCTGAACGGCTGGGAGATCGAGACCAACATCCCCGAAGTCCTGGCCGGTCACAACATCAACGTGGTCATGCCGGTCGGTGGCATGTCGAGCTTCTACGCCGACTGGAACGCGGCGAGCGAGTTCTTGGGCGTCCCGGCGGGCTCCGGCTCGAGCACCGGCTCCGGAATGCTCGACGGGTTCGCCGGCGGGCCGGGCAAGAGCTACCGGTACCAGTGGGAGACGTTCCTGAGCAACAACCTGCGCTGGGCGCTGCGTGACCGGCTCGGGTTCAACCCGTACCGCAACGGCGCCTTCGGCTTGTCCATGGGCGGCAGCGCCGCGCTGACCCTGGCGGCCTACCACCCGGATCAGTTCAGCTTCGCCGGTTCGTTCTCCGGCTACCTGAACATCTCGGCGCCCGGCATGCGCGAGGCGATTCGCACGGCGATGATGGACGCGGGCGGTTACAACGTCGACTCGATGGCGCCGCCGTGGGGCCCGCAGTGGCTGCGGATGGACCCGTTCGTCTTCGCGCCCAACTTGGTCCGCAACGGCACGCGCCTGTGGATCGCGGCGGCCAGTGGCCTGCCCGGGTTGACCGACCCCCCGTCGTTCAGCACGCTCAACGGCATGGGTCTGGAATCGCTGGCGTTGGCCAATACCCGCGCGTTCCAGGTCCGGATGGCGACACTCGGCGGCGGCAACGCCGTCTACTCTTTCCCGCCCTTCGGCATTCACGCCTGGAACAACTGGGCCGACGAGGCCATGCGGATGATTCCGGATATGTCGGCGCACATCGGTTGA
- the fadD32 gene encoding long-chain-fatty-acid--AMP ligase FadD32 — translation MEETFDDYLDETGNIRIPEDHTLVDHVEKHTRNDANTLAYRYIDYSRERDGEAQELTWREFGIRLRAVAARLQQVTNPGDRVAILAPQGLDYVISFFAAIYAGTISVPLFDPDEPGHTDRLRAVLGDCEPAAILTASSSAAGVRQFFRALPAAQRPRIIAVDAIPDSVGESWVRPDIAIDDIAYLQYTSGSTRVPAGVEITHRAVGTNLLQMVDAINLDWNSRGVTWLPLFHDMGLLTVILPAVGGKYITIMSPSAFVRRPYRWIKELAAVSDGAGTFAAAPNFAFEHAAVRGLPKHGESLDLSNVIGLINGSEPVTTSSMKKFNEAFAPYGLPKTAIKPCYGMAEATLFVSATKAEDEAKVTYVDRTELNAGRMVKVDPGHENAIAQVSCGYVALSQWATIVDPESVEAEGGGRELSDGRVGEIWLHGNNMGIGYWGRPDETTTTFRNKVTHRLPEGSHAEGTEPDANWMRTGDYGVYLEGELYITGRVKDLVIVDGRNHYPQDLEYSAQEASTALRPGFVAAFSVPANQLPAEVFEQGSHSGLKFDADDASEQLVIVAERGPGAGKADPLPIADAVRAAVSQRHGVTVRDVLLVPAGSIPRTSSGKIARRACRAAYLEGTLRGGYTQQAFPDAPEE, via the coding sequence ATGGAAGAGACTTTCGACGACTACCTGGACGAAACCGGGAACATCCGAATTCCCGAGGATCACACCCTGGTTGATCACGTCGAGAAGCACACTCGGAACGACGCGAACACCCTGGCGTATCGCTACATCGACTACTCGCGCGAGCGCGACGGCGAGGCGCAGGAGCTGACGTGGCGTGAGTTCGGTATCCGGCTGCGCGCGGTGGCCGCTCGACTGCAGCAGGTGACCAACCCGGGCGACCGGGTCGCGATCCTCGCTCCGCAGGGCTTGGACTATGTGATCTCCTTCTTCGCCGCGATCTACGCGGGCACCATCTCGGTCCCGCTGTTCGACCCGGACGAGCCGGGCCACACCGATCGGCTGCGCGCCGTGCTCGGTGACTGTGAGCCCGCGGCCATCCTGACCGCGAGCTCCTCCGCGGCCGGGGTCAGGCAGTTCTTCCGCGCGCTGCCCGCCGCCCAGCGCCCGCGCATCATCGCGGTGGACGCGATCCCGGACAGCGTCGGCGAGAGCTGGGTGCGCCCGGACATCGCCATCGACGACATCGCCTACTTGCAGTACACCTCGGGCTCCACCCGGGTCCCGGCCGGTGTCGAGATCACCCACCGTGCGGTCGGCACCAACCTGCTGCAGATGGTGGACGCGATCAACCTGGACTGGAACTCGCGCGGCGTCACCTGGCTGCCGCTGTTCCACGACATGGGCCTGCTGACGGTGATCCTGCCCGCGGTAGGCGGCAAGTACATCACCATCATGTCGCCGAGCGCGTTCGTGCGCCGCCCCTACCGGTGGATCAAGGAGCTGGCCGCGGTCTCCGACGGCGCCGGAACCTTCGCCGCCGCACCGAACTTCGCCTTCGAGCACGCCGCGGTGCGCGGCCTGCCGAAGCACGGTGAGTCATTGGACCTGTCGAACGTCATCGGTCTGATCAACGGCAGCGAGCCGGTGACCACATCGTCGATGAAGAAGTTCAACGAGGCGTTCGCGCCCTACGGCCTGCCCAAGACCGCCATCAAGCCGTGCTACGGCATGGCCGAGGCGACGCTGTTCGTCTCCGCCACCAAGGCCGAGGACGAGGCCAAGGTCACCTACGTCGACCGCACAGAGCTCAATGCCGGCCGCATGGTGAAGGTCGACCCCGGTCACGAGAACGCGATCGCGCAGGTGTCCTGCGGTTACGTCGCGCTCTCGCAGTGGGCGACGATCGTCGATCCGGAATCGGTGGAAGCCGAGGGCGGCGGCCGCGAGCTGTCCGACGGCCGGGTCGGCGAGATCTGGTTGCACGGCAACAACATGGGCATCGGTTACTGGGGTCGTCCGGACGAGACCACGACGACGTTCCGGAACAAGGTCACCCACCGGCTGCCCGAGGGCAGTCACGCCGAAGGCACCGAGCCGGATGCGAACTGGATGCGCACCGGCGATTACGGCGTGTACTTGGAGGGCGAGCTCTACATCACCGGCCGCGTCAAGGACCTGGTGATCGTGGACGGCCGCAACCACTACCCGCAGGACCTGGAGTACTCCGCGCAGGAAGCCAGCACGGCACTGCGCCCCGGTTTCGTCGCGGCGTTCTCGGTGCCCGCCAACCAGCTCCCGGCCGAAGTGTTCGAGCAGGGCAGCCATTCGGGCCTGAAGTTCGACGCCGACGACGCCTCCGAGCAGTTGGTCATCGTCGCCGAGCGCGGTCCTGGCGCGGGCAAGGCCGATCCGTTGCCGATCGCCGACGCGGTGCGCGCGGCGGTCTCGCAGCGCCACGGCGTGACCGTCCGCGACGTGCTGCTGGTGCCCGCGGGCTCGATTCCGCGCACGTCCAGCGGCAAGATCGCCCGGCGAGCCTGCCGGGCGGCCTATCTGGAGGGAACACTGCGGGGTGGTTACACCCAGCAAGCCTTCCCCGATGCACCGGAAGAGTAA